In one Leptolyngbya sp. BL0902 genomic region, the following are encoded:
- a CDS encoding NHLP bacteriocin system secretion protein, which translates to MQSLPPPHDQPNALEDDPLIPAPEPDLSRQALVEQAERFNPIQDDPQESLLDRWPRFVPIGLLLGAFLVWACVGRFPVRATGRAVILVPRSTVAIQPRLGGRVVEIAVQPGDEVSAGQLLAVMESPEQTQALQNMRERLADLEAQNQQIAAAETNRSQLNLATVTQQQQANRQQIQAFRDQLAINQSQRQAFLDHLRYLQGFQAETDQRINAFNNLVEEGVVAPINFPSYFLDANRLSVNNAINEIQVALEQLNGLDESLVAQIGTLEAASNALLTENSAVTLIDTVSDTTRANLMADQRRAIVELETLIQTNREVVSPADGRVETVTINPGEIVLPGGAIGHLVRTTAEAESNVVALFEVGEAKQLAPGMTVDVVPDSQPRERFGSMVAEVVSVGQRPVTVAELVNLVGSRELALKLLLGEDERNPEMPQSITAVNIIVELRLEADPDTPSGYRWTASNGPDQPITDGTTGAAHVVVEERVLIEYLVSAFRAITGIYRG; encoded by the coding sequence ATGCAATCTCTGCCCCCACCCCATGACCAGCCCAATGCCCTTGAGGATGATCCGTTGATTCCTGCCCCTGAACCCGATCTATCGCGGCAGGCGCTCGTAGAGCAGGCAGAACGATTTAATCCGATTCAGGATGATCCTCAGGAAAGCCTGTTAGACCGCTGGCCTCGCTTTGTGCCCATTGGGCTACTGCTAGGGGCCTTTTTGGTTTGGGCCTGTGTTGGGCGGTTTCCGGTGCGGGCCACTGGGCGGGCGGTGATTTTAGTGCCGCGATCCACGGTAGCGATTCAGCCCCGCTTGGGGGGGCGCGTGGTGGAGATTGCGGTGCAGCCCGGAGATGAGGTGAGCGCCGGACAACTGCTGGCCGTGATGGAGTCGCCAGAGCAGACCCAAGCTTTGCAAAATATGCGCGAACGGTTGGCCGATCTGGAGGCCCAGAATCAACAAATTGCCGCCGCCGAAACCAACCGCAGCCAGCTTAACCTCGCGACCGTCACCCAGCAACAGCAGGCCAACCGCCAACAGATTCAGGCTTTCCGCGACCAGCTTGCCATCAACCAGAGCCAGCGGCAGGCCTTTTTAGATCACCTCCGCTACCTGCAAGGCTTCCAGGCCGAAACCGACCAGCGCATCAACGCCTTTAATAACTTGGTTGAGGAGGGCGTAGTGGCCCCGATCAATTTCCCGTCCTACTTCTTAGATGCCAATCGGCTGAGCGTCAACAACGCCATTAACGAAATTCAGGTGGCCCTAGAGCAACTCAACGGCCTTGACGAAAGCCTAGTGGCCCAGATTGGCACCCTAGAGGCCGCCAGCAATGCGCTACTGACCGAAAATAGCGCCGTCACCCTGATCGATACCGTTAGCGACACCACCCGCGCCAACCTCATGGCCGACCAGCGACGGGCAATTGTAGAGCTAGAAACCTTGATTCAGACCAACAGGGAAGTAGTGAGCCCCGCCGATGGTCGGGTGGAAACCGTGACCATCAACCCGGGCGAAATTGTGCTGCCGGGGGGAGCCATCGGCCACCTTGTGCGCACGACCGCCGAGGCCGAATCGAACGTGGTGGCCCTATTTGAGGTGGGCGAGGCGAAGCAACTAGCTCCGGGCATGACCGTTGACGTAGTGCCAGACTCCCAGCCCCGCGAGCGCTTTGGCAGCATGGTGGCGGAGGTGGTTTCGGTGGGGCAGCGGCCCGTCACCGTGGCGGAGTTGGTGAACTTGGTGGGCAGCCGTGAACTGGCCCTCAAACTGCTGCTGGGCGAAGATGAACGCAACCCTGAGATGCCCCAGTCCATCACCGCCGTCAACATCATCGTTGAGCTGCGGCTAGAAGCTGACCCCGACACCCCCAGCGGCTATCGATGGACGGCCAGCAACGGCCCTGATCAGCCCATTACCGACGGCACCACGGGCGCAGCCCATGTCGTGGTCGAAGAGCGCGTGCTGATTGAATACCTAGTCTCAGCCTTTCGCGCCATTACCGGAATTTATCGAGGTTAG
- a CDS encoding TolC family protein gives MNLSRQVATGVALLTVFAGSPSHAQPSLRLAESLDRDTETLPLDPREHKAPGAPDASPETERTPGAEQPEALPGPTPEIGPGLVESRTVQSLTLEEAVALAEQNSRLLQNARLRVEVLKAIQREAASTLAPRVVLGANLTYERSPAGELLDRQINNALNDLRNSIDDRITALVPPQFLPLAEREIGLLNSFADRALTNIINRAGLGGLGRSGNLPLSATAAVVYDPDIWGARAAVVQAAELEVQAGELEVARQREDLRLLITAEYYNLQEADALVRIAETALDNALAVLADAQALQRAGVGSRLDVQRAQVLVANIQQGRELAQTFQANSRRRMVQRMGLPMTVTVTAADPVAVAGAWDLSLDDSIMAALQHRQELDELQIQQAVNQRQERLVQAGNRPQLNFFASYSVLNVLNAPFNPGFVDGYAVGGTLLWELYDGGATRARVDRTRLNREILANQLAEVESEIGLQVEVVYNDLQANAANIDTATVNVSEAQEVLRRSRLGFNAGVVTQLEVTTAQTNLTEAETNLVRSILNYNRALAALQRAVNLPER, from the coding sequence ATGAACCTATCTCGCCAAGTTGCGACGGGGGTCGCCTTGCTCACGGTTTTTGCAGGCTCCCCCAGCCATGCCCAGCCATCCCTGCGGCTGGCGGAGTCGTTAGATCGAGACACCGAGACCCTGCCGTTGGATCCTAGGGAACACAAGGCTCCAGGTGCCCCCGATGCGAGTCCTGAAACGGAGAGGACTCCCGGCGCAGAACAACCGGAAGCACTCCCTGGCCCAACGCCTGAGATCGGCCCTGGGCTTGTGGAAAGCCGAACGGTGCAATCGCTCACGTTGGAGGAAGCCGTGGCCCTGGCGGAGCAAAACAGCCGCCTGCTCCAAAATGCGCGGCTTCGGGTGGAGGTGCTGAAGGCCATTCAGCGCGAGGCCGCATCGACGCTGGCACCTCGGGTGGTGCTGGGGGCCAACCTCACTTACGAACGGTCGCCAGCGGGGGAGTTGCTTGACCGCCAGATTAACAACGCCCTCAATGACCTCCGTAACTCCATTGATGACCGCATCACAGCTTTGGTGCCACCCCAGTTTCTCCCCCTAGCCGAGCGCGAGATTGGCCTGCTCAATAGCTTTGCCGACCGCGCCCTCACTAACATCATCAATCGGGCGGGGCTGGGTGGTCTTGGGCGTTCGGGTAATCTCCCGCTTTCGGCCACCGCTGCGGTGGTTTACGACCCCGATATTTGGGGCGCTAGGGCCGCCGTGGTGCAGGCCGCAGAGCTGGAAGTTCAGGCTGGAGAACTAGAAGTCGCCCGCCAGCGCGAGGATTTGCGTCTGCTAATCACCGCCGAATACTACAACCTCCAGGAGGCGGATGCCCTCGTCCGTATTGCTGAGACCGCCCTCGATAATGCCCTCGCGGTGCTGGCGGATGCCCAAGCGCTTCAGCGGGCTGGGGTCGGGAGTCGGCTAGATGTGCAGCGGGCGCAGGTGTTGGTGGCCAACATTCAGCAGGGGCGAGAGCTGGCCCAAACCTTCCAGGCCAACTCGCGACGACGGATGGTGCAGCGGATGGGCCTGCCGATGACGGTGACGGTGACGGCGGCGGATCCCGTGGCGGTGGCTGGCGCGTGGGATTTGTCCCTCGATGACAGCATCATGGCTGCCTTGCAGCACCGCCAGGAACTTGACGAACTTCAGATTCAGCAGGCTGTGAACCAGCGCCAAGAACGTTTGGTGCAAGCTGGAAACCGCCCACAGCTCAATTTCTTTGCCAGCTATTCGGTGCTTAATGTGCTCAATGCCCCGTTCAATCCTGGTTTTGTGGATGGCTATGCGGTGGGCGGCACCCTGCTGTGGGAACTCTACGATGGCGGCGCAACCCGCGCCAGAGTTGACCGTACCAGGCTCAATCGAGAAATTTTGGCCAACCAACTGGCGGAGGTCGAAAGCGAGATTGGGCTTCAAGTGGAAGTGGTCTACAACGATTTGCAGGCCAATGCCGCCAACATTGACACTGCTACGGTGAACGTGTCGGAGGCCCAAGAGGTGTTGCGACGGTCTCGCCTCGGCTTTAATGCAGGTGTTGTCACGCAGCTAGAAGTCACCACGGCCCAAACCAACCTCACCGAGGCCGAAACTAACCTCGTCCGCAGCATCCTCAACTACAATCGGGCGCTGGCGGCGCTACAGCGAGCGGTTAACCTGCCGGAACGTTGA
- a CDS encoding IS1 family transposase, producing MVLELVGCPTYQTSDVVKHGTGDEGKQRYRYHNTECSRTSFIRDYTYRGYWPEVKRPISDMAMNGSGIRDTARVLKVSSTAVIEALKKHRHLEAVNRAVLEQPPNPPTTALMVRVDDAEMDEMCSFVPSKQQQRWLWHAIDHQTGLCWPRF from the coding sequence ATGGTTCTCGAATTGGTTGGCTGCCCCACTTATCAGACCTCTGATGTCGTCAAACATGGCACAGGCGATGAAGGCAAGCAGCGCTATCGCTACCACAACACCGAGTGTTCGCGAACCTCTTTCATCCGTGACTACACCTACCGAGGCTATTGGCCTGAGGTCAAGCGGCCAATCAGTGACATGGCGATGAATGGCAGCGGCATTCGTGATACCGCTCGGGTGTTGAAGGTGAGTTCGACGGCCGTGATTGAGGCACTAAAAAAACATCGGCATCTGGAGGCGGTTAACCGGGCCGTGTTAGAGCAACCGCCCAATCCTCCCACCACAGCCCTGATGGTGCGGGTGGACGATGCAGAAATGGACGAAATGTGTAGCTTTGTGCCGTCAAAGCAGCAGCAGCGATGGCTCTGGCATGCCATCGATCACCAGACGGGGCTGTGCTGGCCTAGGTTCTAG
- a CDS encoding IS1 family transposase, giving the protein MALRTPFGIQPSYTDRWRAYLRLIEPERHTVGKANTQRIEQKHLTLRTRIKRLARKTICFSKSILMHDTVIDLFINRYEFGRAV; this is encoded by the coding sequence ATGGCGTTGCGCACACCCTTTGGCATCCAGCCGTCTTACACCGATAGGTGGAGGGCTTACTTGCGATTGATCGAGCCTGAGCGGCATACGGTGGGTAAGGCGAACACTCAGCGCATTGAACAAAAACACTTGACGTTAAGGACTCGGATCAAACGGTTGGCACGCAAAACCATTTGCTTTTCTAAATCTATCTTGATGCATGACACAGTGATTGACCTGTTCATCAACCGCTATGAATTTGGGCGGGCTGTATGA